The following are encoded in a window of Staphylococcus piscifermentans genomic DNA:
- the tyrS gene encoding tyrosine--tRNA ligase — protein sequence MTNELLQDLEWRGLVYQQTDAEGLENILNKEQVTLYCGVDPTADSMHIGHLLPLLTLRRFQEHGHKPIVLIGGGTGMIGDPSGKTDERVLQTEEQVEHNVRGIGAQMDKIFDFSGKEAAQLVNNRDWLGQISLIDFLRDYGKHVGVNYMLGKDSVQSRLENGISYTEFTYMILQAIDFGHLNREYNCKVQIGGSDQWGNITSGIELMRRMYGQTEAYGITIPLVTKADGKKFGKSEAGTVWLDADKTSPYELYQFWINTSDADVIKFLKYFTFLDKAEIERLEQSKEEAPHLREAQKALAENVVRFIHGEDALQDAIRISEALFKGNLKELSSEELRQGFKDVPQAEVSNETTNIVDFIVEAGISSSKRQAREDVSNGAIYINGERQQDLKYEISNADKIDNEFTIVRRGKKKYFMVKYQ from the coding sequence ATGACAAATGAATTACTTCAAGACTTAGAATGGCGTGGACTCGTGTATCAGCAAACAGACGCTGAAGGATTAGAAAATATTTTAAACAAAGAGCAAGTCACTTTGTATTGCGGTGTAGACCCGACTGCTGACAGTATGCATATCGGGCACTTATTACCGTTATTGACTTTAAGACGCTTCCAAGAACACGGTCACAAACCGATTGTGTTAATCGGCGGGGGAACTGGAATGATCGGTGACCCATCTGGTAAAACAGATGAACGTGTTTTACAAACCGAAGAACAAGTTGAACATAATGTACGCGGTATCGGAGCACAAATGGATAAAATCTTTGATTTCTCTGGTAAAGAAGCTGCGCAATTAGTGAATAACCGTGATTGGTTAGGACAAATTTCTCTTATTGATTTCTTAAGAGATTACGGCAAACATGTAGGTGTGAACTATATGTTGGGTAAAGATTCTGTACAATCACGCTTAGAGAATGGTATTTCTTACACTGAATTTACTTATATGATTTTACAAGCGATCGATTTCGGTCATTTAAACCGCGAATACAATTGTAAAGTACAAATCGGTGGTTCAGACCAATGGGGCAACATCACTAGTGGTATTGAATTGATGCGTCGCATGTATGGTCAAACTGAGGCTTACGGCATCACTATTCCATTAGTAACAAAAGCAGACGGTAAAAAATTCGGTAAATCCGAAGCGGGAACTGTTTGGTTAGATGCTGATAAAACAAGTCCTTACGAATTATACCAATTCTGGATTAATACTTCTGATGCAGATGTTATTAAATTCTTGAAGTACTTTACATTCTTAGATAAAGCAGAAATTGAACGCTTAGAGCAGTCTAAAGAAGAAGCACCCCATTTACGTGAAGCACAAAAAGCATTGGCTGAGAACGTAGTACGCTTCATTCATGGTGAAGATGCGTTACAAGATGCCATTCGTATTTCTGAAGCTTTATTCAAAGGTAACTTAAAAGAATTGAGTAGCGAAGAGTTGCGTCAAGGCTTTAAAGATGTGCCGCAAGCTGAGGTCAGCAATGAAACAACTAATATTGTAGACTTTATTGTAGAAGCGGGAATCTCTTCTTCAAAACGACAAGCAAGAGAAGATGTATCCAATGGTGCAATTTATATTAATGGAGAACGCCAACAAGATTTGAAATATGAGATTTCAAATGCAGATAAAATTGATAACGAATTCACGATTGTGAGACGCGGTAAGAAAAAATACTTTATGGTTAAATATCAATAA